A genomic region of Ignavibacteria bacterium contains the following coding sequences:
- the uvrB gene encoding excinuclease ABC subunit UvrB, whose amino-acid sequence MEKFKLVTNLKPTGDQPEAIRQLVEGIKRGEKFQTLLGVTGSGKTFTISHVIAQVNKPTLVLSHNKTLAAQLYGEFKSFFPENAVEFFISYYDYYQPEAYVVATDTYIEKDFSINDEIDRLRLKATTALIEGRRDVIIVASVSAIYGIGAPHEYASQVIVLKQGMRINRKELLKRLVDIFYTRNDVEFTRGTFRVRGETIDLIPAFLDDQAVRIEFWGDEIESLKIIDPLTGNVLEKINSYVIYPAKYFVTPKDQIRKAIKSIEKELELRLHELRSQGKFLEAQRLEQRTKFDIEMMKELGYCSGIENYSRHLDGRPPGSRPYTLFDYFPEDYLLIIDESHVTIPQIRGMYNGDRSRKETLVEHGFRLPSALDNRPMKFEEFEEKINQVIFVSATPGDYELEKCKGVVVEQVIRPTGLLDPPISVRPVKNQIDDLLNEVRIRAARKERVLVTTLTKKMAEDLTDYFDKLGVRVRYIHSDIDSLERVEILRDLRLGDFDVLVGVNLLREGLDLPEVSLVAIIDADKEGFLRSEKSLLQIAGRTARNVNGLVIMYADKITDSMRKVIEETERRRKKQIEYNEKHGITPKTIYKTTEEILSTTTVADVRKGREDYGKRKTGFTVALQPIIKHLTPEQKKELIEQLTVEMHNAAKDLEFERAAAIRDEIQRLKESLKIKE is encoded by the coding sequence ATGGAAAAATTCAAATTAGTCACAAACCTAAAACCGACTGGCGATCAACCTGAGGCAATTAGACAACTTGTCGAAGGAATAAAACGAGGTGAAAAATTCCAGACTCTTCTGGGTGTAACTGGAAGCGGAAAAACATTCACTATTTCTCATGTGATTGCTCAGGTCAATAAACCAACTCTGGTGCTGTCTCATAATAAAACCTTAGCAGCTCAACTTTACGGCGAGTTTAAATCTTTCTTCCCAGAAAATGCTGTCGAGTTCTTTATAAGTTATTACGATTACTATCAACCGGAGGCTTATGTAGTTGCAACTGACACATATATCGAAAAAGATTTTTCAATTAATGATGAGATTGATCGATTGAGGCTAAAAGCGACTACGGCTTTAATTGAAGGAAGGCGAGATGTAATAATTGTTGCATCTGTAAGTGCGATTTACGGAATTGGTGCACCGCACGAATATGCAAGCCAGGTTATTGTTCTAAAACAGGGAATGCGAATTAATCGAAAAGAATTACTTAAAAGGCTTGTCGATATCTTTTATACAAGAAATGATGTTGAGTTTACTCGCGGGACATTTAGAGTTCGGGGTGAGACGATTGATTTGATTCCGGCTTTTCTTGATGATCAAGCTGTTCGAATTGAGTTCTGGGGTGACGAGATTGAATCTTTGAAAATCATTGATCCATTAACGGGAAATGTTTTAGAGAAAATTAATTCTTATGTAATTTATCCAGCCAAGTATTTCGTCACGCCGAAAGATCAAATTAGAAAAGCAATAAAATCAATTGAGAAAGAGCTTGAACTGCGATTGCACGAATTAAGAAGTCAAGGGAAATTTTTGGAAGCTCAAAGACTTGAACAAAGGACGAAATTCGATATCGAGATGATGAAAGAACTTGGTTATTGTTCCGGTATAGAAAATTACAGTCGCCATCTTGATGGAAGACCGCCGGGTTCAAGACCATATACATTGTTTGACTATTTCCCTGAAGATTATCTTTTGATCATTGATGAGTCGCATGTGACAATACCGCAAATTAGAGGGATGTATAATGGCGATAGATCGAGAAAAGAAACACTCGTTGAGCATGGTTTTCGATTGCCTTCAGCACTTGATAATCGACCAATGAAATTCGAAGAATTTGAAGAAAAAATCAATCAAGTAATTTTTGTAAGTGCAACCCCCGGTGATTATGAACTTGAAAAATGTAAAGGTGTGGTAGTTGAACAGGTAATCAGACCAACTGGATTACTTGATCCGCCAATTTCTGTTCGACCAGTAAAAAATCAAATCGATGACTTGCTAAATGAAGTCAGAATAAGAGCCGCAAGAAAGGAAAGAGTTTTGGTTACAACTCTTACCAAAAAAATGGCTGAAGATTTAACAGATTATTTTGATAAGCTTGGCGTGAGAGTAAGATATATTCACTCGGATATTGATTCTCTTGAACGAGTTGAAATTTTGCGTGATCTGCGTCTCGGTGATTTTGATGTTTTGGTCGGTGTGAACCTTTTGAGAGAGGGACTTGATCTTCCTGAAGTTTCGCTCGTTGCTATTATTGATGCAGATAAAGAAGGATTTTTAAGAAGTGAAAAATCTCTGCTTCAGATTGCTGGGAGAACTGCACGAAATGTAAACGGACTTGTAATAATGTACGCTGATAAAATTACTGACTCAATGCGAAAAGTAATTGAAGAGACTGAACGAAGGAGGAAAAAACAAATCGAATACAACGAGAAGCACGGAATTACACCAAAGACAATTTATAAAACGACCGAAGAAATTCTATCTACAACTACTGTAGCTGATGTTAGAAAAGGTCGTGAAGATTATGGTAAAAGAAAAACAGGTTTTACAGTTGCACTTCAACCTATTATTAAACATTTGACCCCTGAACAGAAAAAAGAATTAATCGAACAACTGACTGTAGAAATGCACAATGCTGCAAAAGATCTTGAATTTGAAAGGGCAGCCGCAATTCGTGATGAAATTCAAAGATTAAAAGAGAGTTTGAAAATCAAAGAATAA
- a CDS encoding ABC transporter substrate-binding protein: MSERKIYNEILQKQLILPERCERIISFSPAITEALFLMGLEEFVKGVSVYCVHPEKAREKIIVGSYNSFKEKVIDEINPDIIFTTTGYQLELIKNLKEKFPIYPLRLPPSLAELIANCVEAGLAAGYYSEARQLEKILFDGLNNLRSVKQYKIKRLYLEIDLGGPVSFGAFSYITDGINFVGGESIFQNESCEWLTPDDKKVSELNPDIIIYEPKMFSRDRDRNAIKEKLINRFGEIDALKFDRLFITPGIYDFFAHHGPSFVLKTLKWLKEILDELNPNLIKA; the protein is encoded by the coding sequence TTGTCCGAAAGAAAAATCTACAACGAAATCTTACAAAAACAATTAATCCTTCCCGAAAGGTGCGAAAGAATAATAAGTTTTAGTCCTGCAATTACTGAAGCACTATTTTTAATGGGACTTGAAGAATTTGTAAAGGGAGTTAGTGTTTACTGCGTTCATCCAGAAAAGGCGAGAGAAAAGATAATTGTTGGCTCTTATAATTCATTCAAAGAAAAGGTAATTGATGAAATTAATCCTGATATAATTTTTACTACTACAGGTTACCAACTTGAATTGATTAAAAATCTGAAAGAAAAATTTCCAATCTATCCATTAAGACTTCCACCATCTTTAGCAGAATTAATAGCTAATTGCGTTGAAGCTGGTTTAGCTGCAGGTTATTACAGTGAAGCAAGACAACTTGAAAAAATTTTGTTCGACGGATTGAATAATCTCAGATCGGTAAAGCAGTATAAAATTAAACGGCTCTATCTTGAAATTGATCTTGGCGGTCCAGTTTCTTTTGGTGCTTTCAGCTACATTACTGATGGAATTAATTTTGTCGGTGGTGAGAGTATATTTCAAAATGAATCTTGTGAGTGGTTAACTCCTGACGATAAAAAAGTATCTGAATTAAATCCCGATATCATCATTTATGAACCAAAGATGTTTTCCAGAGATCGGGATAGGAATGCAATAAAAGAAAAATTAATAAATCGATTTGGAGAAATTGATGCATTAAAGTTTGATAGACTTTTTATCACACCAGGAATTTATGATTTCTTTGCTCATCACGGACCGAGTTTTGTTCTTAAAACATTAAAATGGTTAAAAGAAATCTTAGATGAACTAAATCCAAATCTAATCAAAGCTTAA